The Brienomyrus brachyistius isolate T26 unplaced genomic scaffold, BBRACH_0.4 scaffold55, whole genome shotgun sequence genome includes a region encoding these proteins:
- the acbd4 gene encoding acyl-CoA-binding domain-containing protein 4 isoform X2, with protein sequence MPRDTFSGRGPASPAAGTMTEPKEHFQKRFQAAVDVIQKLPKNGVYRPSYDVMLRFYGLYKQAVCGPCRASRPGFWDPVGRYKWDAWSRLGEMSSEAAMTAYVEEMKKVAEELINNIPVNEKTASLFHYFEPLYLVIHDMPQPPEALLSLRAELEGSVQTATPADAELKKTEEETTSRRDDYPRNGSALREPASPEYLVATSDSENEIFCDSFEQLDQNKATQVGAGQGGEGAGERWGPPKKGKSLGREPHHRWREEMRGRPHGRMQHANEGASGNGDEDGDRWEGGPSGQREMQMQQEIIFALRQLQEDMRSVMERLEAVERLTAAQTQGMDWRSTDHLSASGMEERWWSPFSMSSRAALLLLLWPCVVHWLMFLLRRRYRK encoded by the exons ATGCCGCGGGACACCTTCTCCGGGAGAGGTCCTGCATCTCCAGCTGCCGGGACCATGACGGAACCTAAAGAACACTTTCAGAAGCGCTTCCAGGCCGCCGTAGATGTCATCCAGAAGTTACCTAAAAACG GTGTCTACAGGCCTTCCTATGATGTCATGCTACGCTTCTATGGCCTGTACAAGCAGGCAGTATGTGGTCCCTGCAGAGCATCCCGGCCTGGGTTCTGGGACCCTGTTGGCCGCTACAAATG GGATGCTTGGAGTCGCCTGGGGGAAATGAGTAGTGAGGCTGCCATGACGGCATATGTGGAGGAGATGAAGAAGGTGGCAGAAGAG TTGATCAACAACATTCCAGTGAATGAGAAGACTGCTTCCCTGTTCCACTACTTTGAGCCACTGTATCTTGTCATCCATGACATGCCTCAACCACCAGAGGCACTACTCAGTCTCAGGGCAG AGCTGGAAGGGAGTGTTCAGACTGCCACTCCAGCAGATGCAGAGTTGAAAAAGACTGAAGAGGAGACCACAAGTAGACGAGATGACTATCCCAGGAATGGCAGTGCTCTTCGTG AACCTGCCTCCCCTGAATACTTAGTGGCAACAAGTGATTCTGAGAACGAGATCTTCTGCGATTCATTCGAGCAGCTGGATCAGAATAAG GCAACACAAGTGGGAGCTGGACAAGGTGGAGAAGGAGCAGGGGAAAGATGGGGTCCACCAAAGAAAGGCAAGAGTTTGGGCAGGGAACCACACCATAGATGGAGGGAAGAGATGC GAGGCAGACCACACGGCAGAATGCAGCATGCTAACGAGGGGGCCTCTGGAAATGGAGATGAAGATGGGGACAGATGGGAGGGTGGTCCATCAGGACAGCGTGAGATGCAGATGCAGCAGGAGATCATCTTTGCTCTGCGGCAGTTGCAGGAGGACATGCGCAGTGTGATGGAACGACTGGAGGCTGTGGAGAGGCTAACTGCTGCACAG ACTCAGGGCATGGATTGGAGGTCTACTGACCATCTGTCAGCAAGTGGTATGGAG GAACGGTGGTGGTCACCATTCAGCATGTCTTCCCGTGCAGCATTGCTTCTGCTGCTTTGGCCCTGTGTTGTCCATTGGCTGATGTTCCTGTTGCGTCGGAGATACAGGAAATGA
- the acbd4 gene encoding acyl-CoA-binding domain-containing protein 4 isoform X1: MPRDTFSGRGPASPAAGTMTEPKEHFQKRFQAAVDVIQKLPKNGVYRPSYDVMLRFYGLYKQAVCGPCRASRPGFWDPVGRYKWDAWSRLGEMSSEAAMTAYVEEMKKVAEEVRGSRYTDSLNFSMSVGQGLINNIPVNEKTASLFHYFEPLYLVIHDMPQPPEALLSLRAELEGSVQTATPADAELKKTEEETTSRRDDYPRNGSALREPASPEYLVATSDSENEIFCDSFEQLDQNKATQVGAGQGGEGAGERWGPPKKGKSLGREPHHRWREEMRGRPHGRMQHANEGASGNGDEDGDRWEGGPSGQREMQMQQEIIFALRQLQEDMRSVMERLEAVERLTAAQTQGMDWRSTDHLSASGMEERWWSPFSMSSRAALLLLLWPCVVHWLMFLLRRRYRK; this comes from the exons ATGCCGCGGGACACCTTCTCCGGGAGAGGTCCTGCATCTCCAGCTGCCGGGACCATGACGGAACCTAAAGAACACTTTCAGAAGCGCTTCCAGGCCGCCGTAGATGTCATCCAGAAGTTACCTAAAAACG GTGTCTACAGGCCTTCCTATGATGTCATGCTACGCTTCTATGGCCTGTACAAGCAGGCAGTATGTGGTCCCTGCAGAGCATCCCGGCCTGGGTTCTGGGACCCTGTTGGCCGCTACAAATG GGATGCTTGGAGTCGCCTGGGGGAAATGAGTAGTGAGGCTGCCATGACGGCATATGTGGAGGAGATGAAGAAGGTGGCAGAAGAGGTCAGAGGAAGTCGCTACActgattctctgaatttcagcatgtctgtgggacAGGGG TTGATCAACAACATTCCAGTGAATGAGAAGACTGCTTCCCTGTTCCACTACTTTGAGCCACTGTATCTTGTCATCCATGACATGCCTCAACCACCAGAGGCACTACTCAGTCTCAGGGCAG AGCTGGAAGGGAGTGTTCAGACTGCCACTCCAGCAGATGCAGAGTTGAAAAAGACTGAAGAGGAGACCACAAGTAGACGAGATGACTATCCCAGGAATGGCAGTGCTCTTCGTG AACCTGCCTCCCCTGAATACTTAGTGGCAACAAGTGATTCTGAGAACGAGATCTTCTGCGATTCATTCGAGCAGCTGGATCAGAATAAG GCAACACAAGTGGGAGCTGGACAAGGTGGAGAAGGAGCAGGGGAAAGATGGGGTCCACCAAAGAAAGGCAAGAGTTTGGGCAGGGAACCACACCATAGATGGAGGGAAGAGATGC GAGGCAGACCACACGGCAGAATGCAGCATGCTAACGAGGGGGCCTCTGGAAATGGAGATGAAGATGGGGACAGATGGGAGGGTGGTCCATCAGGACAGCGTGAGATGCAGATGCAGCAGGAGATCATCTTTGCTCTGCGGCAGTTGCAGGAGGACATGCGCAGTGTGATGGAACGACTGGAGGCTGTGGAGAGGCTAACTGCTGCACAG ACTCAGGGCATGGATTGGAGGTCTACTGACCATCTGTCAGCAAGTGGTATGGAG GAACGGTGGTGGTCACCATTCAGCATGTCTTCCCGTGCAGCATTGCTTCTGCTGCTTTGGCCCTGTGTTGTCCATTGGCTGATGTTCCTGTTGCGTCGGAGATACAGGAAATGA
- the LOC125724124 gene encoding protein HEXIM1-like — MHLQKLEQSDEPEDGRVSDDNSGERPQENTCSQVQGEGGDYEGVSSCSGGGLLDARLGKKKHRRRPSKKKRRWKPYCKLSWEEKKELDERETARASRVRAEMFAKGLPVAPYNTTQFIMEEHDREEPDLNTELGVRRSLGIGPLEESASDDDYLDAEDEDDCSGAGSDGMGRPGNAGGEFLQRDFSETYERYHVETLQNMTKQELVQEYLELEKCMSRLEEENNRLRCAGGSQYISATQPDASLLKQLEMELEKLQAQNGELRKQNKLYREIGLPPPSAK, encoded by the exons ATGCACCTTCAG AAGCTAGAACAAAGTGATGAGCCAGAAGACGGCCGAGTCAGTGACGATAACAGCGGAGAACGACCTCAAGAGAACACCTGTAGTCAAGTACAGGGTGAGGGTGGCGATTACGAGGGAGTGAGTTCTTGTTCAGGTGGGGGTCTTCTCGATGCGCGACTAGGTAAGAAAAAGCACCGGCGGCGACCTTCCAAGAAGAAACGACGCTGGAAGCCATACTGCAAATTGTCGTGGGAAGAGAAGAAGGAGCTCGACGAGAGAGAGACGGCGCGGGCATCTCGGGTGCGAGCCGAGATGTTTGCCAAAGGTCTCCCCGTAGCTCCATACAACACCACGCAGTTCATTATGGAGGAGCACGACCGTGAAGAACCCGATCTTAACACTGAGCTGGGTGTCCGAAGATCGTTAGGGATCGGTCCCCTGGAAGAGTCTGCAAGTGATGATGATTATTTAGACGCTGAAGATGAGGATGATTGCAGCGGCGCTGGCAGCGATGGTATGGGCAGACCAGGAAATGCCGGAGGAGAGTTTCTTCAGCGCGACTTCTCCGAGACCTATGAGAGGTACCACGTtgagactctgcagaatatGACTAAACAGGAACTGGTGCAGGAGTACCTGGAGTTGGAAAAATGCATGTCGCGTCTAGAGGAGGAGAATAACCGGTTGCGGTGTGCCGGGGGAAGCCAGTACATCAGCGCCACGCAGCCGGATGCTTCACTCCTCAAACAGCTGGAAATGGAACTAGAAAAACTGCAAGCCCAAAACGGCGAACTGCGAAAGCAGAACAAACTGTACAGAGAGATAGGACTCCCTCCCCCTTCTGCAAAGTAA